The genome window AATCCGTCCCCGTAGCAGAGACGGGGCTCGTCGTCCCAGATCTGCGCAACCTCCGGCTCCCCGGCGGCCGCTCCACTCGAGGTTGCCTCGCGGGCGAAGAGCGCGTAGCTCCCGTTCGGCCCCTCCGGGCCGCAGCAGCAGCCCAGCCGTCGATCCTCGCGCATCCGGGCGAGGGCCCGCGACACGAACGACGCGTCCTCGAGCCGCTCGCGCGCGGGGTCGAGCACCACCAGCGCGTACCCGGAGGCCGACGCGCCGAGGAAGCTCCGACGCAGCGATTCCACCGTCGTCCCCTGCGCACCAAAGGGGGAGACCCCGGCGGGCCAGCTCGCCGACACATCCCGGGGCTCCGTGAGCGCGCAGAACCAGCGCGTCGCCCGAAGCTGCTCTTGTGCGTGGGCGAACCAGCGTCGAAGCTCGTCGTCGAGACGCGGGGCGATGACGAGCGCCTCGAGGCGTGGCAACTCGCGCAGCGCCGACGCCAACCGCTCCACCGCGCGACCATCCCGCTCCTCGCCGAAGAGCTCGGCGCTGCACGCCGCCTGTCGCGCGCGCGCGCGGCAGGCGTGATCGTCGAAGACCCGCTCGAGGGCCGCACGAAACTCCTCGGGGGTGCGGAACTCCAGCGCCACGTCGCGCCAGCGGTTGGCCAGCGCCAGCGGGTCGAGCTCGCCCTCCACCACGGTCTCGCCGCTGCTGTAGAGCAGGATCGGTCGTTCGAGCGCCATGAACTCGTAGACCAGAGACGACCCGTCGGAGATCAGCAGGTCGGCCCCCGCGAAGAACCCGGCGATGCTCGCCGCCGGGTCCTCTGCCAGCTCGACGTGGGGCTCCTCGCGCGCCAGCCGGCGCCACGTCTCGAGCCACGCCGCGAAACGCGCCTCGAACTGCCGCATCAGCGGATGGGCGAAGGTCACGATGTTCGGGTGCGGACGGATCACGATCCGGCTTTCCGGATAGACGGCCCGGATCCACGCGACGAGCTGTCCCTCGAAGAAGGCAGCCGCGCTGACCTCCGGATTCCAGGTGGGGGCAAAGAGAATCGTGGGTCGCCGACGATCGATCGCCCGCACGGGCAGACGGAAGGTGTCGTCGGCCCACGGGTTGCCCGTGGCCAGGAAGCCGCGGCGCGGAAGAACCCCCACCCGCTCCATGTCGCGTCGATCGAAGGCACTGCCCGCGAGATAGTCCGCGTCGCCGTACTCGCGGGGAGTACGAATGTACTTGCACCCCACGCCGTGGCGCATGGCGACGAGCAGCACGTGATGCCGAGCGCAATGGTCGCGGACGAGCAAGATGTCTTGCTCCGTGGCCACGACGAGCACGTCCGGCCGAAAGGCGAGAGCCGCCTGCCGGTCGTGCGTGAGCAGCGCCCCGTCGAGCAGGGCCACGAGCGGCTCCAGCGCGCGTCGCACGAATGGCAGGGTGCAGTACGCGGCGATGCGCAATCGCCCGGCCTGAGAATCCGTCTCGCCTGCTATCGAAGCCACCACGTTCCCGAAGATGTCGTCTGACCGACGCCTCGCGTCGAAAAGGCCCATGTAGGCTATCAGCGACGGGTGTGGCCAGCAAGGTGGGGGCACCTCCCACGCCGAAAGCCCCCGCGGAGCGCCAGGCGCGCTGCGCTCCGCGGGGGCTGCGCCGTCAGGTCGCTGACGGTGGTGCGACGGGCGCTCGGCCCCCGTCGCACAACCTCCGGTCATCACGTGCAACCGCCTCGGGTCCGATCCGACCGGGCGATGGTACGCGCATTGCTAGATCTCTGCGGTGCATCGGTGATCGCGGGCGGTAGGGGCCCGAGAGAGGAACCTCGTCACATGGGGCTCGACCCACGCTCGGCCAGCTCGTACCTCGCGTTCCGCTACCTCGCGCGACGGGAGTGGAGCTGGAGGCCCGGGCTGCAGCCGAGCTGGCCCGAGGAGGACGATCGAGGCCAGGTCGCCGTCTCCACCCCGGGCGCCATTCGCGCCGCGCTCTCGCACCTTCTCGCCCGGGAGGCCGCCAGCCCCAGCACCGCCCTGCTCCTCAGCGGGGGCATCGACTCCGCCATCCTGGCCGCGCTGCTTCCCCCCGGAACGCGCGCGTACACGGTCCGCTTTCACGCGCCGGGTGCCCTCGACGAGAGCGTCGGAGCCGCCCAGTTCGCCACCCGCTGCGGGCTCTCGCACCGCGTGGTGACCGTGACCTGGGAGGACCATCTCGCGCACATCGACGCGCTCATGCGCCACAAGCGCTCGCCCCTGCACCCTGCCGAGGTGGGGCTGCACCTCGCCGCGCGAGCCGCCGCCGAGGAGGGCGCGACGCGCCTCGTGATCGGCACGGGCGCCGACTCGACCTTCGGCGGCCTCGACCAACTCCTGTCGCGCGATTGGACCTTCGAGGAGTTCGTGCAGCGGTACACCTTTCTCGACCCGGCGCTGGTCCTCGACTTCCCGGTTTCCATGCGCGAGATCTTCGAGGAGTACCGGCGCGGCGCGTGCATCGACGTGCAAGGCTTCCTCAAAGAGGTGCACGGTCGCGGCATCAGCCAGGCCTTCGCCAACGCGGCCTCCGCGGCCGGTTGCTCGCTCGTCGAGCCCTACGAGGCGCTGCATCTGGACGCCCCGCTCGACCTGGAGCGGATCCGCCGCGGCGAGAGCAAGTACTTGCTGCGAGCCCTCTTCGCCGAGCTCTACCCCGAGCTTGCGCTGCCCCCCAAGGTGGCCTTCGCGCGCCCCATGGACGAGTGGCTCGCGAGCTGGCGCCCCAACGGAGGCTCCCTGCTGCGCGCGAACCTTCCGATCTCCCAGCTCACGGGCGAGCAGCGGTGGCTCCTCTTCTGCCTCGAGCGCTTCGAGCGCCTGGTGGTGAACTAACGT of Deltaproteobacteria bacterium contains these proteins:
- a CDS encoding CDP-glycerol glycerophosphotransferase family protein, with amino-acid sequence MGLFDARRRSDDIFGNVVASIAGETDSQAGRLRIAAYCTLPFVRRALEPLVALLDGALLTHDRQAALAFRPDVLVVATEQDILLVRDHCARHHVLLVAMRHGVGCKYIRTPREYGDADYLAGSAFDRRDMERVGVLPRRGFLATGNPWADDTFRLPVRAIDRRRPTILFAPTWNPEVSAAAFFEGQLVAWIRAVYPESRIVIRPHPNIVTFAHPLMRQFEARFAAWLETWRRLAREEPHVELAEDPAASIAGFFAGADLLISDGSSLVYEFMALERPILLYSSGETVVEGELDPLALANRWRDVALEFRTPEEFRAALERVFDDHACRARARQAACSAELFGEERDGRAVERLASALRELPRLEALVIAPRLDDELRRWFAHAQEQLRATRWFCALTEPRDVSASWPAGVSPFGAQGTTVESLRRSFLGASASGYALVVLDPARERLEDASFVSRALARMREDRRLGCCCGPEGPNGSYALFAREATSSGAAAGEPEVAQIWDDEPRLCYGDGFYPPEDGWRWMAKRAQLRLEQTVRRADRPGGYLLEVELRSSDHRHYGSFPVCATVSVSGQRVGVVSFVGGWQAISLRLTVPVERLEAPTVEFRADQAFVPKELGFGEDPRRLSIQVRVKRVAASDARERREAG